A genomic stretch from Nocardia wallacei includes:
- a CDS encoding ArsI/CadI family heavy metal resistance metalloenzyme translates to MSRVQLALNVNDLEQAVQFYSTLFNTEPAKRKPGYANFAIAEPPLKLVLLENTGQGGTINHLGVEVESSERVHGEIARLSEAGLFTEEQIATTCCFATQDKVWVTGPNAEKWEVYTVLADTENFGTAPEFATDDAEAIQACCGTGSSTTALSLTDESAACCTPAAKEKATASGVSCC, encoded by the coding sequence ATGTCCCGCGTGCAACTCGCCCTCAATGTCAACGACCTCGAGCAGGCCGTGCAGTTCTACTCGACGCTGTTCAATACCGAACCGGCCAAGCGCAAGCCCGGCTACGCCAACTTCGCGATCGCCGAGCCGCCGTTGAAGCTGGTCCTGTTGGAGAACACCGGCCAGGGCGGCACGATCAACCACCTCGGGGTCGAGGTCGAGTCCTCCGAGCGGGTCCACGGCGAGATCGCCCGTTTGTCGGAGGCGGGGTTGTTCACCGAGGAGCAGATCGCGACCACGTGTTGTTTCGCCACTCAGGACAAGGTGTGGGTCACCGGCCCGAACGCAGAGAAGTGGGAGGTCTACACCGTTCTCGCCGATACCGAGAACTTCGGCACCGCACCGGAATTCGCAACCGACGACGCCGAAGCCATACAGGCATGCTGCGGCACCGGCAGCAGCACTACCGCCCTGTCCCTGACTGATGAGTCCGCGGCGTGCTGCACCCCCGCGGCCAAGGAGAAGGCGACCGCTTCGGGCGTGTCCTGCTGCTGA
- a CDS encoding arsenate reductase ArsC — translation MASTPSVLFVCVHNAGRSQMAQGFLTHLAGDRIKVRSAGTEPGGRINPAAIEAMAEVGIDITAQTPKILTPDTVQSSDVVITMGCGDNCPYFPGVDYRDWKLDDPAGLGIDAVRLIRDEIRGRIEQLITELLPART, via the coding sequence ATGGCATCCACCCCCAGCGTGCTGTTCGTGTGCGTCCACAACGCCGGACGCTCCCAAATGGCCCAAGGCTTCCTCACCCACCTCGCCGGTGACCGCATCAAGGTCCGCTCCGCCGGAACCGAACCCGGCGGCCGAATCAACCCCGCCGCCATCGAAGCCATGGCCGAAGTCGGTATCGACATCACCGCCCAAACCCCGAAAATCCTCACCCCCGACACCGTGCAGAGCAGTGACGTCGTCATCACCATGGGCTGCGGCGACAACTGCCCCTACTTCCCCGGCGTCGACTACCGCGACTGGAAACTCGACGACCCCGCCGGCCTCGGCATCGACGCCGTCCGACTCATCCGCGACGAAATTCGCGGCCGCATCGAACAACTCATCACCGAACTCCTGCCCGCGCGAACCTGA
- a CDS encoding arsenate reductase ArsC, translating into MTTPARAARTTTTIDQVTALAAAADHLHREFADNFTSVVIDRFLHSSYDELAARAAVVNYIPLLAERFARQRLRALAKIEGHPGTETPAVLFLCTHNAGRSQMALGFFTHFAGDRATGWSGGTAPGDRIQPGIVEAMAEVGIDIGSEFPKPWTEEIVAAADIVISMGCGDACPTIPGGRCEEWDLPDPTGQDPASLREIRDAIEERVRTLLADLDLTN; encoded by the coding sequence ATGACCACACCCGCCCGCGCCGCGAGAACCACGACAACGATCGACCAGGTGACCGCACTGGCCGCAGCCGCCGACCATCTGCACCGCGAGTTCGCCGACAACTTCACCTCGGTCGTGATCGACCGCTTCCTGCACTCGTCCTACGACGAACTCGCCGCCCGTGCCGCCGTCGTCAACTACATACCACTGCTGGCCGAACGCTTCGCCCGTCAACGCCTACGCGCCCTGGCCAAGATCGAAGGCCACCCCGGCACCGAAACCCCGGCCGTGCTGTTCCTGTGCACGCACAACGCCGGACGCTCACAGATGGCCCTCGGGTTCTTCACCCACTTCGCTGGTGACCGTGCCACCGGCTGGTCCGGCGGCACCGCCCCCGGCGACCGCATCCAGCCCGGCATCGTCGAGGCCATGGCCGAAGTCGGCATCGACATCGGCAGCGAGTTCCCCAAACCCTGGACCGAGGAAATCGTCGCCGCCGCCGACATCGTCATCAGCATGGGCTGCGGCGACGCCTGCCCCACCATCCCCGGCGGCCGCTGCGAGGAATGGGACCTACCCGACCCCACCGGTCAAGATCCCGCCAGCCTCCGCGAGATCCGCGACGCCATCGAAGAACGCGTCCGCACCCTCCTCGCCGACCTCGACCTCACCAACTAA
- a CDS encoding nucleoside hydrolase: MVLDTDLLFDPDAVTNLIAAARTIQHLVVVTADEVGGWRARAARGVLDAIGRTDVPVIEGVDLGNDQLILDPQTRDELPQPPKIDLVDGIRGICDNTSEQVIWVGCGPMTNLAEILESTPDLAEQLLVTQMGGWLDPTRYRNPDKASHNLRIDERSAGVALRMCHHLRLVLSEHTGVPQTRITRDSLLYKQFAAPDAPAWATMAAANFDGWFTHRTGSWMRDPLTLAAILQMPFITFGEERIRIERDVRLYRDPHGRTIPVSETVDYPAFMNWLTDTVCP; this comes from the coding sequence GTGGTACTGGATACCGATCTGCTGTTCGATCCCGACGCTGTCACCAATCTCATCGCCGCCGCGCGAACGATCCAGCATCTCGTGGTGGTCACGGCCGACGAAGTCGGCGGATGGCGCGCACGAGCTGCGCGCGGCGTGCTCGATGCGATCGGCCGCACCGACGTCCCCGTGATCGAGGGAGTCGACCTCGGCAACGACCAGCTGATCCTCGACCCCCAGACCCGCGACGAACTCCCGCAACCGCCCAAGATCGACCTCGTCGACGGCATCCGCGGCATCTGCGACAACACCAGCGAACAGGTGATCTGGGTGGGGTGCGGGCCGATGACCAACCTCGCCGAAATCCTGGAATCCACACCGGATCTCGCCGAACAGCTGCTGGTCACCCAAATGGGCGGATGGCTCGACCCCACCCGATACCGCAACCCCGACAAAGCCTCACACAACCTCCGCATCGACGAACGATCCGCCGGCGTGGCGCTGCGGATGTGTCACCACCTGCGACTGGTACTCAGCGAACACACCGGAGTCCCGCAAACGCGGATCACCCGAGACTCGCTGCTGTACAAGCAATTCGCCGCACCAGACGCACCAGCATGGGCGACCATGGCCGCTGCGAACTTCGACGGCTGGTTCACCCACCGCACCGGCAGCTGGATGCGCGACCCGCTGACACTCGCCGCAATCCTGCAGATGCCGTTCATCACCTTCGGCGAGGAACGAATACGAATCGAGCGGGACGTCCGCCTCTACCGCGACCCTCACGGCCGGACCATCCCGGTCAGCGAAACCGTCGACTACCCGGCCTTCATGAACTGGCTCACCGACACCGTATGCCCATGA
- a CDS encoding NUDIX domain-containing protein has product MADRHLIDVHVLLTDADDRLLLTRRAGGDVFAGRWHLPSGKLDKDEPITHAAAREAHEEVGVIIDPVDLRVVHVAHVAESGPEPRLGVFLHAVRWAGEPANLEPEKCSAVQWFSLDEVSELDVIEYPAVGIRAFLAGAFSSFSEHGWRLPVRV; this is encoded by the coding sequence ATGGCGGATCGCCACTTGATCGATGTGCACGTTCTGCTCACCGATGCCGATGACCGGCTGCTGCTCACGCGCCGGGCGGGAGGCGATGTGTTCGCCGGACGCTGGCATCTGCCCTCGGGCAAGCTCGATAAAGACGAGCCGATCACCCATGCCGCGGCCCGGGAAGCCCATGAAGAGGTCGGTGTGATCATCGATCCGGTTGACCTGCGTGTTGTTCATGTCGCTCATGTCGCCGAGTCGGGACCTGAGCCGCGGCTCGGAGTTTTCCTTCATGCCGTCCGCTGGGCTGGTGAACCGGCCAACCTCGAGCCGGAGAAGTGTTCTGCGGTGCAATGGTTTTCGCTCGACGAGGTATCGGAGTTGGATGTGATCGAGTATCCGGCGGTCGGCATCCGCGCATTCCTGGCCGGGGCGTTCTCCTCGTTCAGTGAACATGGATGGCGGCTCCCGGTTCGGGTGTGA
- a CDS encoding SAM-dependent methyltransferase, with translation MDLRTGFPHSARMYDYFLGGKDNYEVDRDQAAQVERVFPSVRLAARHNRGFMHRATKYLAHAGVRRFLDIGTGIPTEPNLHQIAQQIHPDARIVYVDNDPMVLAHARALMTSTPEGTTAYLHADVTEPDQILTAAAVRNLLRDEKPIAVSSIALLHFVPDEFKPYDIVATLLDAVPSGSYLVISHATPDFDRESFDKVQDIYRSGEIPCQFRSREEISRFFTGLDLVDPGVVPLPRWRPDLIAVDDPDDDTLTTLDAKVGCYAAIGRKP, from the coding sequence GTGGACCTCAGAACGGGCTTTCCCCATTCGGCCCGCATGTACGACTACTTTCTCGGCGGCAAGGACAATTACGAGGTCGACCGTGACCAGGCCGCTCAGGTGGAAAGGGTGTTTCCGTCCGTGCGGCTGGCCGCCCGCCACAACCGTGGGTTCATGCATCGGGCCACGAAATACCTTGCCCACGCGGGGGTCCGGCGGTTCCTCGACATCGGCACCGGCATCCCCACCGAGCCGAATCTGCACCAGATCGCCCAGCAGATCCACCCCGACGCCCGCATCGTCTACGTCGACAACGACCCGATGGTGCTCGCCCACGCCCGCGCCCTCATGACCAGCACACCGGAAGGCACCACCGCCTACCTCCACGCCGACGTCACCGAGCCCGACCAGATCCTCACCGCCGCCGCGGTGAGAAACCTGCTCCGAGACGAGAAACCGATTGCGGTCAGCTCGATCGCGCTGCTGCACTTCGTCCCCGACGAGTTCAAGCCCTACGACATCGTCGCCACGTTGCTCGACGCCGTCCCCTCCGGCAGCTATCTCGTGATCTCTCATGCCACACCGGATTTCGACCGCGAGAGCTTCGACAAGGTCCAGGACATCTACCGCAGCGGCGAGATCCCCTGCCAATTCCGCAGCCGCGAGGAAATCAGCAGGTTCTTCACCGGACTCGACCTCGTGGACCCGGGCGTGGTGCCGCTGCCCCGGTGGCGGCCCGACCTGATCGCCGTTGACGACCCCGACGACGACACCCTCACGACCCTGGACGCCAAGGTCGGCTGCTACGCCGCCATCGGCAGAAAACCATGA
- a CDS encoding NYN domain-containing protein, with protein sequence MSSKRWLRGILSPRPGRRAPARRETMLPPPDRAAGRRCGGVAVLIDADNVAPGKIGAVLAAVTRDHGPIRIKRAYGDFDRPHLAGWRHAVLAHAIRRIDAIAFSPGKNCSDHVLIADAIHLAHTTDLQTVVLVTSDADFTDLAIRLREYGLHVYGIGERKTSAPFRNACDHFTTIDDLAPPTPPQHPFPTPAHAATTPPATTTPPTHTTKTKTTRTGNATGLSASATEQLRALVTKAADKQGWANLSTVCLRLHNNPALKTTLNGELGNRPGRYLKQCGLFEVTERPGAGTFLRNKPNHP encoded by the coding sequence GTGTCCTCGAAGCGATGGCTGCGCGGCATCCTCTCCCCCCGTCCTGGTCGTCGGGCCCCAGCCCGGCGCGAGACGATGCTGCCGCCGCCCGACCGAGCCGCCGGTCGCCGTTGTGGTGGTGTCGCGGTGCTCATCGACGCCGACAATGTGGCTCCGGGGAAGATCGGCGCGGTGCTCGCCGCGGTGACCCGCGACCACGGACCGATACGGATCAAACGGGCTTACGGCGATTTCGACCGCCCGCACCTGGCGGGATGGCGGCACGCGGTGCTCGCCCACGCGATCCGCCGCATCGACGCCATCGCCTTCTCACCAGGCAAGAACTGCTCCGACCATGTGCTGATCGCCGACGCGATCCACCTGGCACACACCACCGACCTGCAAACAGTCGTCCTGGTCACCAGCGACGCCGACTTCACCGACCTGGCCATCCGGCTCCGCGAATACGGCCTGCATGTCTACGGCATCGGAGAACGCAAAACCTCCGCACCATTCCGCAACGCCTGCGACCACTTCACCACCATCGACGACCTCGCCCCACCCACACCACCCCAACACCCCTTCCCGACGCCCGCCCACGCCGCGACCACACCACCGGCGACGACCACGCCGCCCACGCACACCACCAAGACGAAAACCACGCGGACCGGCAACGCTACGGGCCTGTCGGCCAGCGCCACCGAGCAACTGCGCGCGCTCGTGACCAAAGCCGCCGACAAACAAGGCTGGGCAAACCTGTCGACTGTGTGCCTGCGCCTGCACAACAACCCCGCCCTCAAAACCACCCTCAACGGCGAACTCGGCAACAGACCCGGCCGGTACCTCAAACAATGCGGCCTGTTCGAAGTCACCGAACGCCCCGGCGCCGGAACATTCCTCCGCAACAAACCAAACCACCCATAA
- a CDS encoding site-specific integrase, which produces MDFDADPVLAGLPSLAQWAQRHGTRARQPLLLHSDGRYAAEVNEFFASARMRSSAEETRRKYVTELATWLGFLDAIGCAWSEAGPGEIDAFKFWRMTDEANPRRVAGGTVRSGLVAIRAFYTWAERRYGVTNPVAMTQIRRGRGVVEGFQATPRIVRDRDVKWLDPGGYRRWRDVGLRGLDLAGREVASWRGRNSQRDCAFAEGLYGTGLRLREWASVLQVELPVDDSARGFFACRLAAACGKGGWGRQFWMPRHTLSDVSAYTEGERAAAVRRAQVAGRYERIAERRIMVRLLGARRVELRDGAGRSSSASLDGLAPRARRRLFIEGPGGLIPAALWLNEDGLPREVHGWQHTFTTANRRVAQAGLVGLAATAHMLRHSFALRWFSVGRLVYERRFAHLDAAELRDFRAQFGDTWYFVMTLLGHRNVATTMNTYLEPFRDLDITLLIEHTRGAAIEGLLAELLRHHPQVLTDPLADRKMQ; this is translated from the coding sequence GTGGATTTCGATGCGGATCCGGTGTTGGCTGGGCTGCCGTCGTTGGCTCAGTGGGCTCAACGTCACGGCACCCGGGCGCGCCAACCACTGTTGTTGCATTCCGACGGCCGGTACGCCGCAGAGGTGAACGAGTTCTTCGCTTCTGCGCGGATGCGTAGTTCAGCCGAGGAGACGCGTCGGAAGTACGTCACGGAACTGGCGACGTGGTTGGGGTTCCTGGACGCGATCGGGTGTGCGTGGAGCGAGGCCGGTCCTGGCGAGATTGATGCGTTCAAGTTCTGGCGGATGACCGACGAGGCGAACCCGAGGCGGGTCGCGGGCGGCACAGTCCGGTCCGGGTTGGTGGCGATCAGAGCGTTCTACACCTGGGCTGAGCGGCGATACGGGGTGACCAACCCGGTGGCCATGACTCAGATCCGCCGTGGACGCGGCGTGGTCGAGGGATTTCAGGCCACGCCGCGAATCGTGCGGGATCGAGATGTGAAGTGGCTGGACCCCGGCGGTTACCGGCGGTGGCGAGATGTCGGTCTGCGCGGGTTGGACTTGGCGGGGCGCGAGGTCGCGTCGTGGCGGGGCCGGAATTCACAGCGCGACTGCGCGTTTGCCGAGGGCCTGTACGGGACGGGACTGCGGTTGCGTGAATGGGCGAGCGTGCTGCAGGTCGAGTTGCCTGTCGATGATTCAGCGCGGGGGTTCTTCGCGTGCAGGCTGGCGGCGGCGTGCGGGAAAGGCGGCTGGGGCCGGCAATTCTGGATGCCGCGCCACACTCTTTCGGATGTATCGGCCTATACCGAGGGCGAGAGGGCTGCTGCGGTGCGCCGGGCCCAGGTGGCTGGCCGCTACGAGCGGATCGCTGAACGTCGAATCATGGTGCGGCTGTTGGGGGCTCGCCGGGTGGAATTGCGTGATGGCGCGGGCAGGTCGTCGTCTGCATCCTTGGATGGTCTGGCTCCGCGAGCACGGCGCCGACTGTTCATAGAGGGCCCCGGTGGGTTGATACCGGCGGCGTTGTGGCTGAACGAAGACGGCCTGCCGCGGGAAGTTCACGGTTGGCAGCACACATTCACCACCGCCAATCGTCGCGTGGCCCAGGCGGGGTTGGTCGGTTTGGCTGCGACCGCGCATATGCTGCGGCACTCATTCGCGCTGCGCTGGTTTTCGGTGGGCCGGCTGGTGTATGAGCGGCGTTTCGCTCATCTGGATGCCGCGGAGCTGCGCGATTTCCGAGCCCAGTTCGGCGACACCTGGTACTTCGTGATGACTCTGTTGGGTCACCGCAATGTCGCTACGACCATGAACACCTACCTGGAGCCGTTCCGGGATCTGGACATCACGCTGTTGATCGAGCACACCCGAGGCGCGGCGATCGAGGGGCTGCTGGCGGAATTGTTGCGGCATCACCCGCAAGTCCTGACCGATCCTCTGGCCGATCGGAAAATGCAATGA
- a CDS encoding B12-binding domain-containing radical SAM protein has translation MEKTPTAQPRHDLLAGADPNLRIDLLLVNAPLRDYAIRPRVNDFTLPVIGMGYIATYAARHGFNVGVLDAEAHGLGITETIDLVNTARPRWAGFNLLAPTYEISATIAAGLDPDILVMLGGHQAKAMPIPILTDPRMRHCAALVLGEAETRVVELLHDHRNRTRLPGVMWLDPILKTPVTGGMPGMHHHLAPDINALPFIDRTYLHQDPHFDNGRWEATMVGARGCPYNCSFCGAAVSANPDITIRVRTPHNIIEEMTQLREQHEVTAFRFVDDLFLGWKKVIETMMDGFTRERIGEWACWDATGRINVLDRTSDAMLDTLAASGLREVALGIESGNERVLSYIDKRITPDMAVRVVQRLLTRGINVKGYFILGFPGETAQEMDDTETLIHQLWDATDQLPGSFRASVFEFRPYPGTPEWTRLIATGRYTAEQLLDYTPVDLTADGIDETMYGRDEFNFSVGIQLSDAPISHVRDKLTYLSRTQYARSHH, from the coding sequence ATGGAAAAGACACCGACCGCGCAGCCGCGTCATGACCTGCTCGCCGGAGCCGATCCGAACCTCCGGATCGATCTGCTGCTGGTGAACGCGCCACTGCGCGACTACGCGATCCGCCCGCGGGTCAACGACTTCACCCTGCCCGTGATCGGCATGGGCTACATCGCCACCTACGCCGCCCGGCACGGGTTCAACGTCGGTGTCCTCGATGCCGAGGCCCACGGGCTGGGCATCACCGAAACCATCGACCTGGTGAACACGGCCCGGCCGCGCTGGGCAGGATTCAACCTGCTGGCACCCACCTACGAGATCTCCGCGACCATCGCGGCCGGTCTCGACCCGGACATCCTCGTCATGCTCGGCGGCCACCAGGCCAAAGCCATGCCCATCCCGATTCTCACCGACCCGCGCATGCGCCACTGCGCCGCGCTGGTGCTCGGTGAAGCGGAGACCCGAGTGGTGGAACTGCTGCACGATCACCGCAACCGCACCCGGCTGCCCGGGGTGATGTGGCTGGATCCGATCCTGAAAACCCCGGTCACCGGCGGAATGCCGGGCATGCACCATCATCTCGCCCCGGATATCAACGCGCTGCCGTTCATCGACCGCACCTACCTGCACCAGGACCCGCACTTCGACAACGGCCGGTGGGAAGCCACCATGGTCGGCGCTCGCGGATGCCCCTACAACTGCTCGTTCTGCGGCGCCGCCGTCAGCGCCAACCCCGACATCACCATCCGAGTCCGCACGCCGCACAACATCATCGAGGAAATGACCCAGCTGCGCGAGCAGCACGAGGTGACCGCGTTCCGGTTCGTCGACGACCTGTTTCTCGGCTGGAAGAAGGTCATCGAGACGATGATGGACGGCTTCACCCGCGAACGAATCGGCGAATGGGCCTGCTGGGACGCCACCGGCCGCATCAACGTACTCGACCGAACCTCCGACGCGATGCTGGACACATTGGCGGCCAGCGGATTACGAGAAGTCGCTCTCGGTATCGAATCCGGCAACGAACGCGTGCTGAGCTACATCGACAAACGCATCACCCCCGACATGGCTGTGCGTGTCGTGCAGCGGCTGCTGACCCGCGGCATCAACGTCAAGGGCTACTTCATCCTCGGCTTCCCCGGCGAAACCGCCCAGGAAATGGACGACACCGAAACCCTCATCCACCAGCTGTGGGACGCCACCGACCAACTCCCGGGCTCGTTCCGGGCCAGCGTGTTCGAATTCCGTCCCTACCCGGGCACCCCGGAATGGACCCGGCTCATAGCCACCGGCCGCTACACCGCCGAGCAACTCCTCGACTACACGCCGGTCGACCTCACCGCCGACGGGATCGACGAAACCATGTACGGCAGAGACGAATTCAACTTCTCCGTCGGCATCCAGCTATCGGACGCACCGATCAGCCACGTCCGCGACAAACTCACCTACCTCAGCCGCACCCAGTACGCCCGCAGCCACCACTGA
- a CDS encoding flavin-containing monooxygenase, translating to MITRYDALVVGGGQSGLAATHHLTRRGLSVGLLEAGPETVGSWPRYYDSLTLFSPTRYSSLPGLRFPGDPDRYPHRDEVVDYLRRYAAALPADIHPGQRVDTVTHDSGTFAAHTGTGEVFTAPRLIAATGSFANPVLPELPGQDSFTGKLLHASDYRSPADFAGQRVSVVGAGNSAVQIATELAATASVTLASRAPVKFLEQRPLGRDMHFWFRVSGFDALAIGPYLRTPPTQPVFDTGRYRAALAAARPEAKPMFTSLDGDTAVWPDGTGHRVDAIILATGYHPHLPYLTGLGALTETGQPRHRAGLSTTHAGLGYLGLEWQRTPASNSLRGVGADAKRLVKHL from the coding sequence GTGATAACTCGATACGACGCTCTTGTCGTCGGTGGCGGACAGTCCGGGCTGGCCGCCACCCATCATCTGACCCGCCGCGGCCTGTCCGTCGGACTCCTGGAAGCCGGACCGGAGACTGTCGGGTCCTGGCCGCGCTACTACGACAGCCTGACCCTGTTCTCCCCGACCCGCTACAGCAGCCTGCCCGGCCTACGATTCCCCGGCGACCCGGACCGATACCCCCACCGCGACGAAGTCGTCGACTACCTGCGCCGCTACGCGGCCGCCCTACCCGCCGACATCCACCCCGGCCAGCGCGTCGACACCGTCACCCACGACAGCGGCACCTTCGCCGCGCACACGGGCACCGGTGAGGTGTTCACCGCGCCCCGGCTGATCGCGGCAACCGGCTCCTTCGCCAACCCGGTACTTCCGGAACTGCCCGGCCAGGACAGCTTCACCGGAAAACTGTTGCACGCCAGCGACTACCGATCACCGGCAGACTTCGCCGGTCAGCGAGTGAGCGTGGTCGGCGCCGGGAATTCCGCAGTGCAGATCGCGACCGAGCTGGCAGCCACCGCGAGCGTGACCCTGGCCAGCCGGGCACCGGTGAAGTTCCTCGAGCAACGTCCCCTCGGCCGTGACATGCATTTCTGGTTCCGGGTGAGTGGCTTCGACGCCCTGGCGATCGGGCCTTACCTGCGCACACCGCCGACCCAGCCGGTCTTCGACACCGGCCGGTACCGCGCGGCCCTCGCAGCAGCCCGGCCCGAGGCCAAACCCATGTTCACCAGCCTCGACGGCGATACCGCCGTCTGGCCCGACGGCACCGGTCACCGGGTCGACGCGATCATCCTGGCCACCGGCTACCACCCGCACCTGCCCTACCTGACCGGACTGGGAGCACTCACCGAGACCGGTCAGCCCCGTCACCGCGCGGGCCTGTCGACCACTCATGCCGGGCTCGGCTATCTCGGCTTGGAATGGCAGCGCACGCCCGCGTCGAACTCGCTACGCGGTGTCGGCGCCGACGCGAAACGCCTCGTCAAACACCTGTAG
- the arsB gene encoding ACR3 family arsenite efflux transporter, whose translation MTTTEHTDHPAVVGKLSTLDRFLPVWIGVAMAAGLLLGRLIPGLGDGLSAVEVDGISLPIAIGLLVMMYPVLAKVRYDRLDTVTGDRRLLVGSLVLNWLVGPALMFAFAWLLLPDLPEYRTGLIIVGLARCIAMVIIWNDLACGDREAAAVLVALNSVFQVVMFAVLGWFYLSVLPGWLGLETTTIDTSPWQIAKSVLIFLGIPLVAGFLTRRLGEKTKGRDWYESKFIPRIGPWALYGLLFTIVILFALQGHQITSRPWDVVRIAVPLLAYFALMWGGGYLYGRLAGLGYERTTTLAFTAAGNNFELAIAVAIATYGATSGQALAGVVGPLIEVPVLVGLVYVSLALRNRFPHITTGAPAEATR comes from the coding sequence ATGACAACCACCGAACACACCGACCACCCTGCGGTCGTCGGGAAACTGTCGACGCTGGACCGGTTCCTTCCGGTCTGGATCGGCGTCGCCATGGCCGCCGGTCTGTTGCTCGGTCGCTTGATTCCCGGCCTCGGCGACGGCCTGTCCGCGGTCGAGGTCGATGGGATCAGTCTGCCGATCGCGATCGGGTTGCTGGTCATGATGTATCCGGTGCTGGCCAAGGTCCGCTACGACCGCCTCGACACAGTCACCGGCGACCGCCGCCTGCTCGTCGGCTCGCTCGTGCTGAACTGGCTTGTCGGGCCCGCGCTCATGTTCGCCTTCGCGTGGTTGCTGCTACCGGACCTGCCCGAGTACCGCACCGGCCTGATCATCGTCGGCCTCGCCCGATGCATTGCCATGGTGATCATCTGGAACGACCTCGCCTGCGGTGACCGCGAAGCCGCCGCCGTCCTCGTCGCGTTGAACTCGGTCTTCCAGGTCGTCATGTTCGCCGTGCTCGGCTGGTTCTACCTCTCGGTCCTGCCCGGATGGCTGGGGCTGGAGACGACGACGATCGACACCTCGCCGTGGCAGATCGCGAAATCGGTGCTGATCTTCCTCGGCATCCCGCTGGTCGCCGGATTCCTCACCCGTCGACTCGGTGAAAAAACCAAGGGCCGCGACTGGTACGAATCCAAATTCATCCCACGCATCGGCCCGTGGGCGCTCTACGGATTGCTGTTCACGATCGTGATCCTGTTCGCGTTGCAGGGCCACCAGATCACCTCACGGCCATGGGACGTCGTGCGCATCGCGGTCCCGCTGCTGGCGTATTTCGCGCTCATGTGGGGCGGTGGCTACCTCTACGGCCGGCTGGCCGGTCTCGGCTACGAACGCACCACCACCCTCGCGTTCACCGCCGCAGGTAACAACTTCGAACTCGCCATCGCCGTCGCGATCGCCACCTACGGCGCCACCTCCGGCCAAGCACTCGCCGGAGTCGTCGGACCGCTCATCGAAGTCCCCGTCCTCGTCGGACTCGTCTACGTCTCCTTGGCACTGCGGAACCGCTTCCCCCACATCACAACCGGTGCCCCGGCGGAGGCGACTCGGTGA
- a CDS encoding low molecular weight phosphatase family protein: MTRAPSVLFVCVKNSGKSQMAAALMRHHAGDEIQVYSAGTQPGNTLNALSVQTLTEAGIDIGDEHPKRIDPALAANVDAIVVIGRQARLDPPPGPRTLVWDTDEPSERGIDGIERMRLIRDDLTTRVHNLRIELTTPHQLRSTR, encoded by the coding sequence GTGACCAGAGCGCCGTCGGTACTGTTCGTGTGCGTGAAGAACAGCGGCAAATCACAGATGGCCGCCGCACTCATGCGCCACCACGCCGGAGACGAGATACAGGTGTACTCGGCCGGAACCCAGCCCGGCAACACCCTCAACGCGCTGTCGGTACAGACCCTGACCGAGGCCGGAATCGATATCGGTGACGAGCACCCCAAACGCATCGACCCCGCCCTCGCCGCGAACGTGGACGCGATCGTGGTCATCGGCCGCCAAGCCCGCCTCGACCCACCGCCCGGCCCGCGAACGCTGGTGTGGGACACCGACGAACCCTCCGAACGCGGCATCGACGGCATCGAACGCATGCGCCTGATCCGCGACGACCTCACCACCCGCGTCCACAACCTCCGTATCGAGCTCACCACCCCCCACCAGCTTCGGAGCACCCGATGA
- a CDS encoding ArsR/SmtB family transcription factor, giving the protein MSKSEVSGAPSGPVGCDPTPTVGRTLTGTEAAEFAVMFKALADPVRLRVLSAIAARAGGEACVCDVSDGLDVTQPTISHHLKVLREAGLVTSERRASWVYYRAVPEALDRLSLVLGRCSGSEVPA; this is encoded by the coding sequence ATGTCTAAATCAGAGGTGTCGGGGGCGCCGTCCGGGCCGGTCGGCTGCGATCCCACCCCCACGGTGGGCCGCACGCTGACCGGCACGGAAGCGGCCGAGTTCGCTGTGATGTTCAAAGCCCTCGCCGACCCCGTCCGGCTGCGAGTGCTCTCGGCCATCGCAGCCCGTGCCGGTGGCGAGGCATGTGTGTGTGATGTGTCCGATGGGCTCGATGTCACCCAGCCGACCATCTCCCACCACCTCAAGGTGCTGCGGGAGGCCGGCCTGGTCACCAGCGAGCGCCGCGCGTCCTGGGTGTATTACCGCGCCGTTCCCGAGGCCCTGGACCGGTTGTCGCTGGTACTGGGCCGCTGTTCCGGATCGGAGGTCCCGGCATGA